From the genome of Mucilaginibacter paludis DSM 18603:
ACAGCGCGAGCGTATCAAGCATCATTTTGTCATTCATCGCTTTTTCGCCATCCATCATGATCTGGTCATGCCGGTCAAGTACCTGTTTGCGGATTACCTTATAATCGCCTTCATTCTGGCAGGCAGCCATGCATAGTATAGTCGTGATGGTTAACAGTGTTGTTTTGATTTTTTTCATCTTTTTGATTTTTTAGGAGTACTGTTTAATAAAAAACTTAAAAGGCTACCGCGAAATGCACCATCAGGCGGTTACCTGCTTTAACGCGGTTATTGGCCAGTTGCTGGGAAGCAATGTCCTGGTAGTTGGCACCCGCTGAAAAGCGGCTGAAGTTTGCTTCCAGGCCGCCGACGAGCGATACCACATGGCCACCTGAAACATCTACAGCATACTTGTTACGCTCCACATCCTGTTGCGAGGTTTCGTAAAGCACCCCTGCATTAGGCGCTACCGTTACCTTGTTAAAAATCCGGATCTTGTAGTAGGCCAGCGCATTTGCCGTCAACTTGTTGCCGTAGCGATAATCATATTTGTTATTGGTATTGATCTTATAGTTGGCGTTCACATTGATGCCAAAATCCATTAACCGTACATCATAAGCCGCGTTCAGCGTAAAATCGGTACTGGCCGTACCCAGCTGAAAGTTATTGGGCGATTCAGATACGCGCAAGCGTTCACCGGGTTCGTATTTGCCGGTAGGCAATTTAATACCGGCACCCACCCAAAGCGACTGTACCAGCAGTTTATCGCTGATCACGGAGCGGTGGCTGAACAGGTTGTAATAACCCATCACCGCGACATCGCCCAAACCTGTTTTGGAGCCGTTCCCCGTCTGTGCTACCCGGTCGTTGAAATTATAAGGTAAAAAAGCCAACACCCGGAACTTTTTCCCGATGTTCCAGCCGCCCCAAACCTCCATGCTTTGGTAAGTTTCGTCAGAAGTGATCGGCGTGCGTTCTCCGAACGGGCCGAGGTGGGTCGTCAGCGTTTTATGCTGGTATCGTATGCCGATAAAACGTTTCTGGTACTCCGGCAGGATACCGAGGTAATAACTGCCTACGCCGCATCCGCAAATATCGCAAGCCAGCACCGGGAAGGTGATGACCGAAAAGAAAAGAAGGATAATGTATTTTTTCATCGTGTTTATTGTTCAGCCAGGTCTTTGCGGGTAACAAAATCCGCATCATCCAGGGTTTTAAGAAAGGCAGTCAGCTTAACGCGGTCATCGGCGGTCAGGCTGATGCCGGGCTTGCCGTTCAGTTGTAATAAAGGGTCGAGATTAGCCGTTTGCTGTACTTCGTCGTTATAATGATCAAATACGCCGTTAAGCGTCAGGAACCGGCCATCATGCATATAAGGCGCGGTATAAGTTAGGTTGCGCAAACTGGGTACTTTAAACTTATAACGATCCGTCTCCTGCAAGGTAGCAGTGTACAAACCCAGGTCGTTGATAGGTGATGGTGCCAATCCGTTATTACGGAATGAGCCATCCGTGAACAGGGGCTCTTTGTGGCAGCTACTACATTTAGCCTGAAACAGCGCGTATCCTGCCTGCTCATCTGCCGTAAAGCTTTGCCCGGCTTCCTTGCGCATTACTTTGTCGTATTTGGAATTAGCGCTGATACACATCACCATAAATTGTGAAAGTGCTTTCATGAAACGAGCTGTATTGATCTCCTCCGTACCGAAGGCGGCTTTGAACATCGTCGGGTACTTGGCTACCAGCCGGAGTTTAGCCATTACATTATCCAAGGTCTCATCCATCTCCACATGCGTAGTGATGGGTGCTATAGGTTGCAAATCCAGATCATAAATACCGCCTCCCCACATAAAGGCACTGTTCCAGGCCAGGTTCATAATGGGCGGCGAGTTACGCGTACCTAAAAGGTCGTCTATACCGTGGCTCACATCATGCCCGTGTTGCGTAAAGCCCGAGGACTGGATATGGCAGGAACCACAGGAAATGGTGTTATTGCGCGACAGCCGGGGCTCATAAAACAAGGAACGCCCCAAAAGGAAACCTGCTTCGGTTACTTTATTGTTCTCCAGTTTGTAGACGGGTTCGGGAAAGTTGGCCGGTTTTTGAAAACCCAGGAATGTGCTGACCGCTTCCTTAATCTGATCTTCCTTTTTACAGGCATACATCAGCAAACAAAAACCTCCTATCACCACCCAAAATGCTCTTTTTTTCATGGTGTTTAGTTTTCTGTATGGTCGTGGCGGAACAATTCCGTCAGGTTTCCGGCAATATTGACGCTGTAATCGCTGAACATGACGTTGGGGTGTGAAGCGATACTGAAGCTGTTTTTACCGTTAAAAACTTTCATCAGATCGACAAACAGGTGCACATTGCTCTGGCGGTCCTTACGGACTTTGGCGATGCCGCCGGTAGTTAGGTCGAGGGTGACCGTTTTGATATTATTGATCGTTGGGGCGGAATAGCCCCCGAAGCCGCCGATATGGTATTTGAATTGCTTTTTGCCGGTTGGGTCGCCGTTAACATCATCAGAGATCACATTGGAGTTGCCTTCCAGTTTAAAGAAGATGTACCCGGCATTCCAGCCCCAGTACATTCCGTCGTCCATGCCAGCAGCAGGGTCTAATACGCCCGTGCGCTTGCTGATATCCATCGTGCTGCGCAGGCTGTCTACACCTAAAGTGAAAGTTAATTTGGTGTAATCGCCTTCCGGCACTTTCACTTTGGCAAAGCGCGTAGCGCGGTCAGCGCCTTTAATCAGAAAGTAACTGCTATCCTGTTTAACGGTATAGGTAGTACCATCGGCTTTACTTACCTTGATGTTGCTGATAAAATACTGAACGAGGGAAACGGTGAATTTTTCGCCCGCCGCATTGGTGTATGGGCTGGCTGTATTATTAAAGGCCAGTGTTTTTTCCCCGACAATGTTATCAAACTCCACCGAGAACGGAGCGAGATCATCTTCGTTGTAATTTGGTGCTACATCGGCCTTTTTAGAGCAGCCGGAAAGCAGCAGCAAGGCCAAACTGCCTGCCGCTAAATATGGAGTTAGAAATTTAAATGTCTTCATAAATTGGGTTTACTAAGTTTCGGGTTTTGGACAAAGTCTGTGTCCGTCAGTGCGGCTAGGAATGCTTTGATGGCTTTCATCTCCTGATCAGTCATGGGGATGCCTGCCTGGCCGCCGTTTTGATAAAGCAGCGGATCGGTGGTGGCTGAAATCCTGATATCGTTATGATAATGCGCCAGCACCTCATCGATAGTTTTAAAGCGGCCATCGTGCATATAAGGCGCGGTCAGCAGGATATTACGTAGCGTAGGCGTTTTAAATTTGCCCAGATCTGCCTGGTTATTGGTTATACGGAAGCGCCCCATATAGATCCGCTCCAGCGCATCATTGCTGAAATCGTTGTCGATCCCATTGTTATGATAGCCGTTATCAGTGAATAATTCACCCGCGTGGCAGCTCCTGCATTTACTGTTGACCAGTGCCAGCCCCTGTTGTTCCTGATCTGATAATTGCACACCGTTTTCTTTGCGTATAAAGCGGTCATACCTGCTGTTGCCTGAAATGAGCGTCCGTTCAAATTGCGCCAGGGCTTTGACAATGGAGGCCGACTTGACCTCGCCGTTGAATACCGTTTTAAATTGCTGCACATATTCGGGCACCTGCTTCAATTCCGCTTCCAGCTCGCTCAGGTTCTGGTGCATTTCATCTACGCTGGTCAGGGGGCCGAAGGCCTGCGATTCCAGGTTGGTTGAACCACCGTCCCAAAACAGGCCGTTATTAGCCCAGATCAGGTTAATGAGTGCCGGTGCATGGCGCGGCAGGGTATTCCCTGACTCGCCGATATTGTTGAGCGCTACACCATCGCTAAAAGCGATATCCTGCCGGTGGCACGATGCACAGGAAAGCCTGTTGAGGCCCGAAAGACGGGTATCATAAAATAACATTCTGCCCAGGGCGATGCCTTCTTGCGTTAACGGGTTATCCGGGTCACTCTTCACCGCCGGAAAATTAGCGGGAACGGAGAGTTCAGCCGGATGCAGCGCAACGACCGGAACGGTACCGGCAGCCCCGTCTTTTTTACAAGACGAGGTTACCAGCCATCCGGTTAAAAAAAGCATAGCGGCAAAACGCGGATATGCGTTTAAGCCTGCCATAGGTATTAGTTAACAGACTTTACTGTAAATACTTTAGTGCCATAGTTGGTTGCGACAGCAGCCATTGCTGTTGCCTGAGATGCGCCAACTGTAGGCGTGGTCATTACGTCTATACCGTCGGTTACTTTGGTTACATCCGCGTTTAACAAAATGGTTGACGATTTGCTTGAACCGATATGCAAGGTAGACGGTAAAGCCAACGTAACCGTTTTGTAATTGGCATCCAGACCGGTTTCAACAACCATCGTTTTTGAAGTTGCGCCGTCAGTTACTTTACCCTTCAGGGAAGAGAAAATATAGGTAGTGGCCCACATCCAGGAAACATTGGTCATGCCGTTCAGTTGGGACAGTTCACCCGCCTGAAGGCTCAGGTTGCTGTTGTATTTGGTGTCAACACCCACTGAAAATTTAATGGATTTGTAATCACCCGCCGGAATATCAGTCAGTTTCACGTCTTCGCGTTTGTTAGCCGGATAAGTATAGGCGCTATTGGTTTCGGCGGCATTGTTCTCTTCTAACAAATAGTAAGAATTAGGTACGGCATATTCTTCGCCGCTAGCTTTAACCAATACCACATTGCTTACCCAGTACCTTAACTGGGTAAAGTTCCAGGTCTTGCCGTTTGCAGTAAAATCTTTATTTAACGCAAAATCGGAGGTGCCGACTACAGCATCAAAAGTGATGGTCGCTTTACCTGCCGTTTCCACAGGTTGAACATCGTTGTTTTTGGTACAAGCAGCGAATAGTATAGCAGATAACGATAGTATCGATAGAATTTTTTTCATTTTTATAAGTGTTGAGGAAGCATGGCACGGCCTGCTCCATAAATTAATAAGTAAGCTGGGTGGCATGCACACGGGCTTGCCACTCATCATTGTTAATGAATAGTATTAGAAATAAAAATGCAGGGTAAATGATAACGCAGGCGAAATGCCTCTGTTAATCAACAAAGTACTTGAATAGCCTGCTCATCAGACTACACGCGCGGCGGCTGGAAAATAGAGGAGGCACGGCCCATGATACCAGGGATTGTGCTTGGGGGATATTCAACTTTTACAGTTGGTTCTATAAAAACAATGGTTATTGGATTGGTGGGTAAAGCTTCCTGGTAGCGGCTTTTCTGCTCTTCGCGCTCCTGCTTTTTTTCTTTTTCTTCTGTTTGCCTCAATTTATTCATGAGGTAACAGTGTCCGTTACAATGCAACCAAGGCTTACTTTTATTGATACAAAGATTGTCGGCGATGTACTTCTGATTAACCTCAAAACCCGCATAAACGAAGAAACGTGAGCAGTTGGAACCGATCAGCGCAACGAGCAGCAATATGGCGGTGAACCGTTTGAGCATTGGCGCAAAGGTAAGAATTTGTGAGACTTCTGCAATTACATTAACACAACATCCCATTTTCAACACTTAGGCACCAAAAACGCGAGCCAGATGAAATGCCAAGACCATTTAGATTAGCAGAGTGAAATCACTAATAAAAATTTCGTTATTGTTGAGATGTGGGAATGTTGTTGAGTTTCTTTTAGAGAAAGATAGCAGATAGTCACTGTATACCTATGTTTTCAAATCAGGTAATGTTTCTTTAAAATTTAATAATTCTTGCGGATCAACCTCTAAAGCTTTGGCCAATTCTCCAAGCGAAAGCAAAGTAATATTTACCTTTCCGGTTTCATACCGTTGTATGTCGGCATATTCCACATTGCATAATAAGGCCATTTTACGATAAGTCAGATTTTTAGATTGCCTTAAATATTTAAGACGTTTCCCAAATTGTATTAAAATTCCTTTATCCAAATCGCTAACCATTCCTGTTAATAAATGATTAGGGAAATTGTAATAATAATACATGATTACTGTTGTGCTTTGCCACAACAAGATATAGCTTTGTTTATAGCCTGTATGAAATATTAACGCACTCTTACTTACTTGTTTAAAGGGAGCGAAACATTTTCCTTACACGATATAACTTCCTTGATCTCTCCTTTAAAGTCGATTGTCTGCGCATTCAATCTCATCAGCCACCCACCTGTATTATAATGTGCCTGCACTTCTGATGCAACAAAAGCCTGAACGCTATCGGCACGTTGGCCTATCTAAATACCTTTAATTTCCTGACCAAAGGCAGTTGAACCAATGATGATCCAACCAATAGCAAAATATATAATGAGATGCTTATACATCATTGAAAGGCTTGTACAAGTGATGTTTGTAACGAAAATAGGCAATATATTCCTGTTTTTGTTCATGCTCCATTCGTTCGTACATTTTGGCTACATGCTTTCTGAAGTCTTTAAAATCACGATAAAAGCCATTCCTTTCCTCCGCATCTACTAAACCTTCATCAATCATTAGTTGAATCAGGCCAATGATGGATTGGAAAGCTAATTGATTGTATACCGGGTGCCGTTCAAAATACTCATTCCTTTTCATAGTGAGGCGTTTTGAACGGGGGGAAAACTACTTCCCCATAACTGATATTAAATTTCTTTCCTACAAACTCTAAATCCTCGATGGCTTCTACAAGCTGGCGAACTTCAAAAAGATGAGCAGGCCATTCCTGTCCCTTTCTGCTGAGTTTGTAATAATAATCTTTGCCTGCGTACCAAGCCTCCATACGTTCTAATTCAAGACGCATTTCATGCGCTGCTTTTTTTACGTTTACGATGGCTTTATGAAATTGGTTTAGGTTTCTAATTCGTGCCATTATAGTAATAAGATTTAGGAACCAATATATTGCTTGTTGTGGAATAATACAACAAAAACAATTTTCAGGAACGTGATTTGAAATTAAGACAACAAAAAAAGGCCCAAGCATTGCGGAGGGCACTGAAAAAGTAGCACTTTAACAAGATATTTACCAAAAGCGATCAAGGTAAAGGCAACATTTACTTGGTCGCTTTTTTGTTCTGGTTATTTTGGGATTGTAATTTATAGTGGGTGAGAAGGGCCAATTAAAGGTGCGGAGGAAAGGCGAAGCACCGATTTTCATAGGCCTTAACCTATCAGTTTGATGATCCTTTTCAGATTGACGGTAAAGATGGCCAACGCGCCCTGCATCTGCATATTTTGTATCCCGTAGGCTATCGCCCGGTCGTAACCATGAACGTTTTTTAGTTCGCTGTTCTTGGCCTCGATCTTATACCTGTGTTTGATTTTCTCTTTATACTCTGCTGTCTGCTGGAATGCAATCTGCTGCAGGTGTGTGCCTGATTTGATACTCACAGAATAGGTTTTGGTTTTTGCGCCCGGCTTATAGCAATTCTCCCTTAGTGGACATCTCTTACACTTTTCAATGTCAAAGTAATAAGTGTCTAACTGGTTCTCTCCAATGTTTTTCCTCCCGGTGCGTGCCTTCCGGATAGCCAAATGCCCTGCCGGGCAGACAAACATGCCGGCATCCTTATTATAATCAAACTTGTCCTGATCTTTTCTGAACCCCTGTGTGATCGATGGGTTTAGCTTAGCCACAACTTTTACACCCAGTTCACCTGTTAACTCAAGATTTTCTTTACCTGAATAAGCAGCATCGCCGATGATCATATCTACGTCAATGCCATTTTGCTGACTAATTTCCAAAAGTCTGGGAAGCTCCGGCCCATCGCCTTTTTCGCCTGAGGTAACCACTGCGGCTGTGATAATACGTTCTTCGGTCATCGCCAAATGGGTCTTGTAACCAAAGAATGAGCTATCAGTCGATTTATGGCCAGTTTTGGCATCCCTGTCTTTGGATAATGTATAGTGTTCCTGCGTATCTGCTACCGTCTCCTTCAACAGGTTCAGTTTTTCTTTTACCGCAGGTATGTGGCATAACGGCTGGTCGGCTTCAATATACTTTTCCAATGCGCTGCAATAGGCCAGTTCTTTTTCTAACTCATCCGTAGTGTTCTTTTCCGGCATACCTGCCTTCATATCTTCATCTATAGCATACACCGCCTTGCGGAGCAGTTTGGAGCGCTCCCGCAATACTTCCAATGCGGAATAAGGGTTCGATCTTGACAGCGAATGCGTGGCATCGACAATGATGGACTTTGACCGGATTATCCCCTTTTCAATGGCTATAGCAACCGTTTTACCAATCAGAAGGTTTAAAAGATCATTATCCTTCAGCCGTAGTTTTCTGAACTTTGTTAATGAACTGGGATCAATAACCCCGTCCTCGGGCGACAGCTCCAGGAAATATTTGAAGGACATATCATACTGCGAACGTTCCACCACATCAACATCAGAAACAGTATAGATCGT
Proteins encoded in this window:
- a CDS encoding transporter family protein; its protein translation is MKKYIILLFFSVITFPVLACDICGCGVGSYYLGILPEYQKRFIGIRYQHKTLTTHLGPFGERTPITSDETYQSMEVWGGWNIGKKFRVLAFLPYNFNDRVAQTGNGSKTGLGDVAVMGYYNLFSHRSVISDKLLVQSLWVGAGIKLPTGKYEPGERLRVSESPNNFQLGTASTDFTLNAAYDVRLMDFGINVNANYKINTNNKYDYRYGNKLTANALAYYKIRIFNKVTVAPNAGVLYETSQQDVERNKYAVDVSGGHVVSLVGGLEANFSRFSAGANYQDIASQQLANNRVKAGNRLMVHFAVAF
- a CDS encoding cytochrome-c peroxidase; the protein is MKKRAFWVVIGGFCLLMYACKKEDQIKEAVSTFLGFQKPANFPEPVYKLENNKVTEAGFLLGRSLFYEPRLSRNNTISCGSCHIQSSGFTQHGHDVSHGIDDLLGTRNSPPIMNLAWNSAFMWGGGIYDLDLQPIAPITTHVEMDETLDNVMAKLRLVAKYPTMFKAAFGTEEINTARFMKALSQFMVMCISANSKYDKVMRKEAGQSFTADEQAGYALFQAKCSSCHKEPLFTDGSFRNNGLAPSPINDLGLYTATLQETDRYKFKVPSLRNLTYTAPYMHDGRFLTLNGVFDHYNDEVQQTANLDPLLQLNGKPGISLTADDRVKLTAFLKTLDDADFVTRKDLAEQ
- a CDS encoding MbnP family protein; the encoded protein is MKTFKFLTPYLAAGSLALLLLSGCSKKADVAPNYNEDDLAPFSVEFDNIVGEKTLAFNNTASPYTNAAGEKFTVSLVQYFISNIKVSKADGTTYTVKQDSSYFLIKGADRATRFAKVKVPEGDYTKLTFTLGVDSLRSTMDISKRTGVLDPAAGMDDGMYWGWNAGYIFFKLEGNSNVISDDVNGDPTGKKQFKYHIGGFGGYSAPTINNIKTVTLDLTTGGIAKVRKDRQSNVHLFVDLMKVFNGKNSFSIASHPNVMFSDYSVNIAGNLTELFRHDHTEN
- a CDS encoding cytochrome-c peroxidase, producing MAGLNAYPRFAAMLFLTGWLVTSSCKKDGAAGTVPVVALHPAELSVPANFPAVKSDPDNPLTQEGIALGRMLFYDTRLSGLNRLSCASCHRQDIAFSDGVALNNIGESGNTLPRHAPALINLIWANNGLFWDGGSTNLESQAFGPLTSVDEMHQNLSELEAELKQVPEYVQQFKTVFNGEVKSASIVKALAQFERTLISGNSRYDRFIRKENGVQLSDQEQQGLALVNSKCRSCHAGELFTDNGYHNNGIDNDFSNDALERIYMGRFRITNNQADLGKFKTPTLRNILLTAPYMHDGRFKTIDEVLAHYHNDIRISATTDPLLYQNGGQAGIPMTDQEMKAIKAFLAALTDTDFVQNPKLSKPNL
- a CDS encoding MbnP family protein yields the protein MKKILSILSLSAILFAACTKNNDVQPVETAGKATITFDAVVGTSDFALNKDFTANGKTWNFTQLRYWVSNVVLVKASGEEYAVPNSYYLLEENNAAETNSAYTYPANKREDVKLTDIPAGDYKSIKFSVGVDTKYNSNLSLQAGELSQLNGMTNVSWMWATTYIFSSLKGKVTDGATSKTMVVETGLDANYKTVTLALPSTLHIGSSKSSTILLNADVTKVTDGIDVMTTPTVGASQATAMAAVATNYGTKVFTVKSVN
- a CDS encoding helix-turn-helix domain-containing protein, which codes for MYYYYNFPNHLLTGMVSDLDKGILIQFGKRLKYLRQSKNLTYRKMALLCNVEYADIQRYETGKVNITLLSLGELAKALEVDPQELLNFKETLPDLKT
- a CDS encoding IS1182 family transposase, with protein sequence MLSQQQQIQFSAFSGLYDLIVPKDNLLRKINDLIDFTFIYEELVNKYCMTNGRTAESPVRMFKYLLLKTIYTVSDVDVVERSQYDMSFKYFLELSPEDGVIDPSSLTKFRKLRLKDNDLLNLLIGKTVAIAIEKGIIRSKSIIVDATHSLSRSNPYSALEVLRERSKLLRKAVYAIDEDMKAGMPEKNTTDELEKELAYCSALEKYIEADQPLCHIPAVKEKLNLLKETVADTQEHYTLSKDRDAKTGHKSTDSSFFGYKTHLAMTEERIITAAVVTSGEKGDGPELPRLLEISQQNGIDVDMIIGDAAYSGKENLELTGELGVKVVAKLNPSITQGFRKDQDKFDYNKDAGMFVCPAGHLAIRKARTGRKNIGENQLDTYYFDIEKCKRCPLRENCYKPGAKTKTYSVSIKSGTHLQQIAFQQTAEYKEKIKHRYKIEAKNSELKNVHGYDRAIAYGIQNMQMQGALAIFTVNLKRIIKLIG